In Peromyscus maniculatus bairdii isolate BWxNUB_F1_BW_parent chromosome 21, HU_Pman_BW_mat_3.1, whole genome shotgun sequence, one DNA window encodes the following:
- the Mrpl14 gene encoding large ribosomal subunit protein uL14m, translating to MAVLIGLWGPLAHASRAFGQRCFSTSGSLGAIQKMTRVRVVDNSALGNTPYHRPPRCIHVYNKSGVGKVGDQILLAIRGQKKRALIVGHRMPGPRMTPRFDSNNVVLIEDNGNPVGTRIKTPIPSSLRKREGEYSKVLAIAQNFV from the exons ATGGCTGTCCTTATTGGGCTCTGGGGCCCCCTTGCCCACGCCAGCAGAGCATTCGGCCAGCGCTGCTTCAG CACCTCTGGGAGCCTCGGGGCAATCCAGAAGATGACTCGGGTGCGCGTGGTGGACAACAGTGCCCTGGGGAACACCCCCTACCATCGGCCTCCTCGGTGCATCCACGTCTACAACAAGAGTGGGGTGGGCAAGGTAGGCGATCAGATCCTGCTGGCCATCAGGGGGCAGAAGAAGAGAGCACTCATTGTGGGGCACCGCATGCCTGGCCCCCGGATGACTCCAAGGTTTGACTCCAACAACGTGGTCCTCATCGAGGACAATGGGAACCCTGTGGGGACTCGGATTAAAACACCCATCCCATCCAGCCTTCGCAAGAGGGAAGGCGAGTATTCCAAGGTGTTGGCCATAGCTCAGAACTTTGTGTGA